A segment of the Sporichthyaceae bacterium genome:
GCCCGGTGGCCCCGAACAGCAACATCCCGGCCATGGCGCCCATCGCGAACGCCGGGCCCCAGGTCGCCCGCACGGGTTCGCCCAACGCCCAGGTCAACTCGTCGCGGCAGACGCCGACCATCGCCAGAGTTTTCTCCGAGGCCAAGCCGTACGGGAGGACAGCGGCGTGGGTGCGCTTGACGTAGTCCTCGATCGGGACGGCGTCGGGGAAATACTCGGTGACCATTGCCGAACGGTATCCAGATCAGCCGGATCGCGCCGTGACCTGCGCCGCCCTGCCCATCCGCGGGTTTGGCCGCCGCCCGCCCTGCATAGGCTCGGATCATGCATGCGATCACTTTGCCGACGTTCGGTGGGCCCGAGGCCATGGTTTGGGCGGAGGTGCCGGACCCGGTGCCCGGCCCCGGCGAGGTGCTGCTGGACATTGCCGCCTCGGCAGTCAACCGGGCGGACATCATGCAGCGCCAGGGGTTCTACCCGCCGCCGCCCGGGGCTCCGCCGTACCCCGGCCTGGAGTGCTCCGGGCGCATCCGGGCGCTGGGTTCCGGGGTCACCGGGTGGGCTGTCGGCGACGAGGTCGCGGCGCTGCTGGGCGGCGGCGGTTACGCCGAGCAGGTCGCGGTCCCGGCCGGGCAGTTGCTGCCGCGGCCGCCCTCGATGAGCCTGGTCGAGGCCGGTGGGCTGGCCGAGGTCACCTGCACGGTCTGGTCCAACATCTTCATGATCGCCAACCTGCAGCCGGGCGAGACCCTGCTGGTGCACGGCGGGGCCAGTGGCATCGGCACGACCGCGATCCAGTTGGCCAGCGCACTGGGCGCCCGAGTGGCGGTCACCGCGGGGAGCGCCGCCAAGCTCGAGCGCTGCCGTGAGCTCGGCGCCGACGTGCTGATCAACTATCGCGAGGACGACTTCGTCGCGGCGGTCAAGGCCGCCACCGACGGGCACGGCGCGGACGTGATCCTGGACAACATGGGTGCGGCCTACCTGGACCGCAACGTCGACGCGTTGGCCGTCAACGGGCGCGTGGTGATCATCGGTCTGCAAGGCGGTGTGAAGGGCGAGCTGAACATCGGGAAGCTGCTGTCCAAACGCGGCGCGGTACTGGCCACGTCGTTGCGGGCCCGTGGTGCAGCCGAGAAGGCCTCGATCGTGGCCGCCGTCCGCGAGCACGTGCTGCCGCTGATCGAAGCCGGCAAGGTTCGGATCATCGTCGACCGGACCGTGCCGATCCAGCAGGTCGCCGAAGCCCACCAGGCGATCGAGGACAGCGAGCACGTCGGCAAGATCCTGCTCGAGGTCACCCGCTGAGACCTGCTCCGGAATCTTCGCAAGTCGAAGGGAATTGTTGAGGTCATGATTGCGCCCGAGGAACCCGAGGACCAACGAGTCCTGGTCGTGACGCCCGCCGGGATGGCGGTGGAGGGCCCGCCGGAGGACGGCAGCGACAAGAACTCGATCACGCGCATGGTCGAGCAGCCCGCCAAGGTGATGCGGCTGGGCAGCATGATCAAGCAGTTGCTCGAGGAGGTGCGCAGCGCGCCGCTGGACGAGGCCAGCCGGGCGCGGCTGGCGCAGATCCACCGCAGCACTGTCTCCGAGCTCGAACAGGGGCTGGCACCGGAGCTGGTGCAGGAGTTGGAGCGACTCTCGTTGCCCTTCGGCGACGACCGGGTGCCCAGCGACGGCGAGTTGCGCATCGCGCAGGCTCAGCTCGTCGGTTGGCTCGAGGGGCTGTTCCACGGCATCCAGACCGCGTTGTTCGCCCAGCAGATGGCGGCGCAGGCGCAGTTGGAGCAGATGCGCCGGGCCCTGCCGGGCGGGCCCGGGCCAGGCGGCAAGCCGCCCGGGATGGCGGTTCACGGCGACGGCGGTCAAGGCCAGTACCTCTGACGCTACGTCAGATCCCTTCCTGGTAGGCAGATTACCCGGCAAGTAATCGACCGGAACCCGCTCGAGGACCAGGGTGGTGGTGGCGGGCAACTCGGCCCGCCACCTACCCCGGGAGCCGAACGTGAACGAGCGCAGCGAGAGAACAAATTTCACAGCACCAAACGGTCACGACGCCACCGAGCGCAGCGAGGTGACGTCGTGACCGAACACCCCAACGCCGTCGCCCTGCGCCAGGCCTTCGCCGCGATGGCCGCCGGCGACCTGCCGACCGTGCTGTCGGCCTTCGCCCCCGACGCGGTGATGCACATCCGCGGGACCGGGCCGATCTCCGGCGATCACAAGGGCATCGAGGCCATCACCGACGTCCTCACGCACGGCTTCGAACTGACCGGCGGCACGCAAAAGCTCGACGTGCGCGAGGTGTTCGCCGACGCCGAGCACGGCGTGGTGGTCGTCCACGAGACCGCGACCCGCGCCGCCGACGGCGTCACGCTGGACGTTCTGGAGACCAACCTGTTCCGCTTCGGCCCGGACCGGCGGGTCGTCGAGTTCTGGGACATCCCGACGGACCCGAAGCGCCACGACGACTTCTTCGACGGGGTCTGACCGGCTCTGGGCGCGCCCGGACCGCCACTTCTGCTGCCTGTCGCACCTATCGGCAGCCCCCGATACGTGTGACAGGCCGCAGAAGTGCGAACCGGGGGGCTAAGCCGTGTCGCGCCGGGCGGCCCGGGCCCGCAGGGCCGCCTCGGTCGCGACGTCGGCCGGGAAGAACGTCTCGATCGCCAACTCCGACAACGTGATGTCCCGCGGACTGCCGAAGGTGGCCACCGTGCTGAAGAACGTCATCTCGCAGGTCCCTGGCCCGAAGGCGCGCAGCCGGATCGGCAGCACCAACGCGGCCACCGGCGGCTCGGCCTCGACCAGCCCCGGCGGTACCGGGTAGCTCGACAGCTCCCGGAGGAGTTCCTCGAGCACCGGGTCGGGACCGGCGTCCAACGCGCGCCGCAGCGAGGTCAGCGCGTGCGCGCGGTACTCAGCCAGGTTGACCACCCGCCGCGCCAACCCGTCCGGGTGCAGCGCGGCCCGCATGACGTTCATCGGCGGGGTCAGCAGCTCCGGGGCAAGCCCCTCGGTGAGCACCTCCACGGCCCGATTGGCAGCCACCACTTCGAAGTGACGGTTCATCACCAACGCCGGGAACGGCTCGTGCCCGCGCAGCACCAGCTCCAGCGAGGCCAGCACCGCGGCCATCTCCGGGGCGTCCAACGGCTCCTCGGAGTACGCCGGGGCGAATCCCGCAGCCAACAGCATCCGGTTGCGTTCGCGCAGCGGCACGTCGAGGTGTTCGGCCAGATGCAGGATCAGCTCCCGGCTCGGCCGGGCCCGGCCGGTCTCGACGAAGCTGAGGTGCCGCGTCGAGACGCCCGAGTCGGAAGCCAACTGGAGCTGCGAGAGACGCCGGCGACGGCGCCACTGCTGCAGCAGGGGCCCGGAGCCCGGTGCCGGGCGCGAAGGGTCGGTCACGGCCTCGACGCTACGACCGGGGCTGCAGCGAAACCATTACCTGCCGGGTAACGGATCCGGCTCCGCGTGGACGGCGAGCAGCTCCTCGAGCACCGTCGCCACCCCGTCGGCGTCGTTGCTCGGCGCCCGCCCGGAAATGCGGGCGAGCACATCCGGGTGCGCATTGGCCATCGCGTAGGGGCGGCCGGCCCAGGCGAGCATCGGCAGGTCGTTGGGCATGTCGCCGAACGCGACGACGTCAGCGGCGGCGATGCCGTGCTCGGCACACAGCCGAGCCAGCGCGCTGGCCTTGCTGACCCCGGCCGCCGAGACCTCCAGCAGGCCCGGCCCGATCGGCGTCGAATGGGTGACCTCGACCAGGTCGCCGACGAGTTCCGCCACCTGGACCAGCAGATCGGCCGAGGCCCGGACCGGGTGGCGCACCAGCAGCTTCGCGGCCGCGTGTTCGACCAGTTCGGAGGGGCTGACCGTGCGGACGTCGGCCCGGCGGTGCTCGACCGCGACGGGATAGGCCGCCTCGTGCGCGAACTGGGCGCCGTACTCGATCGCGAACGCCAACCCGGGATCGGCCGCTCGGAGTCGATCCACGGTCGCGGCGAGCACCTCGGGGCTGATCAGGTCGCCGCCGACGACCTGCTCGGTGTGCAGGTCGTAGAGCAACGCGCCGTTGGCGCAGATGACCAGGCCCCGGTGGTCGACCTGGGCCGCCACCGGCCAGATCCAGCGCGGCGGGCGCCCGGTGACGAACACGAGCAGGATCCCGCGCTCCTCGACCGCGGCCAGCGCGGCCCGGGTCCGTGGCGAGATGCTCAGGTCCGACCGCAGCAGGGTCCCGTCCAGGTCGCACGCGACCGCCCGGACACGACCGGTCACCAATGGGGCCCCTGGTGCTCCGGGCGGTGGTGCTGCTGCGCCGAGTACAGGACGGCGACCACCGACAGCACCCAACCGACCAGCGCGACCAGCGCGCCGACAGTCCAGGCGGCCTCCAGGCCGGATCGCAGCTGGAATCCGGCCAGGTCGATCTCCCGGCAGATGGTGAAGTTCTGCGGGTCGTCCGGATGGCACGGAACGGCGTCGGCGCCGCTGTGGAAGGCGACGGCCGCCCCGAGGCCGGCCACCAGGCCGAGCCCGACGCCGACCCCGAGACAGGACGCGAACAGCCGCCTGCCCTCCGGGGTGCCCTTCACCGGTGCCTCCTGCGCTGGGACGGACGCGGCACGGCGCGACCCGGACGCTGCGAGGTTACCCACGATCTTGCGCTCGCCTGCCGATAGCGTCGGTGAAGTGACGCCCGACCTGCTGCGCCTGGCGCGCCGCCTGAGCGTCCCCGGTGTGCTGCTGGCCGTGGTGTTCACCGTCTTGGGTCGGCTCCTGGACACCTGGCCGGGGGCGTACTGGCCGACCGCGCACGGCTCGTGGCGCACGCTCGCGCACTGGACGGAGGACCTGGGGGCGGCCTCGGTCGCAGCCCCCCCGGCGGCGCTGCTCGTCGCGGGCATGCGGGTGGGCTATCACCGCTGGCGCGAGGCCGTGTTCCTGGTGACCTCGATGGTGCTGGTCACGGTGGCGATCACCGTGGCCGACGCGGCCGTGTCCGGCCGGACGTTCCCGGCGACCGCCACCGCGCTGGGCGCGGCCACCTACGGGTCGGTCTCCGTCGTGCTGGGCCGTCGGCTGAGTACGCCGCTGCGCCGCACGTTCGGCCAGGTGCTGCCGTTACTCGGCGCGCTGGCGGTGGCGGCTGGGCAACTCGTGCTGGGCGCGTACACCGCCCCCGCGGTCGGGGTGAGCCTGCTGGGCGGACTGGGTTCGGTCGTGCTGGCCCGCCGGTACGTACTGTTCGGCGGCGGCTTCGAGCAACGCGCCCGGATCGTCGACGTCCCGTTGACCGAACGGCATCGGGCGGCAGTGATCATCAACCCCACCAAGGTCGCCAACCTGGCCGAGGAGAAACGCGCGGTCACCCGCTACCTGCAGGTGGCCGGCTGGGCCGAGCCGATCTGGCTGCCCACCCGGCTGGACGACATCGGAGTCGGCCTGGCCCGGCAGGCCGTCGCCGAGGGCGCGTCGGTGGTCTTCGCCTGCGGCGGCGACGGCACGATCTGCGCGGTCCTGACCGGGCTGGCCGGTACCGGCGTGCCGATGGCGATCCTGCCGGCCGGCACCGGCAACCTGTTGGCCCGCAACCTGAGCCTGCCCCAGGATCGGGACGCCTGCCTGCGGATCGGCCTGCACGGCACCGACCGCAAGCTCGACGTCGGCCGGGTCGACGACACCCACCGGTTCGCGGTGATGGCCGGCATGGGACTGGACGCGGCGATGATCGCCGACGCCCCGGCCCGGCTGAAGGCCAGCGTCGGTTGGCCTGCCTACATGGTCTCCGGGGCTCGGCACATCTTCGACCGGTGGGCCAACATCACCGTCACCGTCGACGACGAAGCGCCGGTCGAACTGCGGGCCCGCGGCGTGGTCATCGGCAACGTGGGGCGACTGCAGGGCGGGATGCTGCTGCTGCCCGGGGCGGTCCCGGACGACGGGATCCTCGACGTGGCCGTGCTGGTGCCGGCCACGTTCCGGCAGTGGACGATGCTCGCGATGCACGTGATCCGCCGCCGCCCGGACGCTCCCGGAGCGCGTATCGAACACTTCCGGGGCCGCAGGATCCGGATCGCCAGCGACCGCACCTGGCCGCGTCAGATCGACGGCGACCTGCTCGAGCCGGGCCGGGAGATGACCGTCGTGGTCGAGCCGAGCGCGCTGGTGGTCCGGACGCCGTAGTGCCTGGCCTCAGGCGGAGGCGCGGACCGAGGGCGCGGCGACCGGGTCGGTCAGGCTGATCCCGCGCGAGGGCCGCATCGCGGCCGCCACCACCTGGATCTCCTCCGGCGCCATGTCGGTCTGGCCGTTCCCACGGCGCACCGGCTTGGCGTACGAGCGGCTGTCCGCCCGATTCACCAGCGTGGTGAGCACGATGCCGTCGCCGTTGTCGTCGAGCAGCGCGACCGACCAGGACAGCCGGCCGCCCATCTCGCCGAAGGCGTCGTACCGGTGCACGGCGACCCGCCGGATCGACTCGTCGATGTTGGCCCGGAAGTCGTCGAAGTCCCGGTGCAACCGGCCGACGTCACCCCGCAGGCGTTCCAACTCCGCCGCCGTCCGCGCGGCAGCAACGATGAACGAGGAGCGCTCGGCTCCCGACTGCAGCAGCGCGCAGTCTCGTCGCAGCCGACGGAAGCGCACATTGGCGCCCCATGCGGCCACGCACCCACCGGCGCCCACAGCCAGCGAGGCCAGGGAGATGGGATCGGTCACGGTTAGCGAGCGTAGGACTGTGTCCGGCCGTCGACCGGTAACCACGACGGCGCGTCGCGCGGCACTACGGTGGCGGACGATTCGAGAGGGGCGGCTGGGGTGCGGACAGTGCGGGCGACGGCTGCGGCGCTGAGCGTGCTGATCGTCGCCCTGGCGATGCTCGCCGGGTGGGCGCCGCGCTCGCCGGACCTCCTGGTCGCGAACTCACTCAGCCTGGTCGGGGTGGGTGGGCTGCGCTGGTCGGACGTGACCGAAGCCGGCACCCCGCAGCTGTGGGTATTGACCCAGCACTCGGTGGTGGGCTCGCTGACCGTGCGCGCAGCGCGGGCGGGAACCTGCCCGATCGACGGCTGGCTGACGTTGAACGCGGGCGGGCGGGCCGCCGCGCCCCGCCTCGACGGCCGGTGCGTCCCGGTCCCGGCTCCGAAGCCCGTACCGGGCAACCTCGACGGCAGGGGCAGCTACCGCATCGCCGACTGGGCCCGGCTGACCGGCGGTGCGCCGCAGGGCGGTTCGTGGGGATCGCTTCAGGGTCCGCTGCACGAGCACCAGTCGCGCGACTGTGCTTTCGGTCCTGGCGGCGCCGTGGCGCTGGCCGAGGCCGACGGTTTCCTGGCGGCGCGCTACCTGGCTGATCCGACGTCGCTTTCGGGCGCCTGCGGACGAATCGTCGTCGACGCCGGGGATCTGCCCGCCGACCCGGCAGCCCGGTCGGTGGCGCTGCGGACGGTCGACGCCATCGTCGGCGAGTTCGCCCAACTCGGCCGTGCCTTCCTCCTCGCGGGCATCTCCGACAGCCCGGGCGCGGGCCCCGAACTGACCGTGCTGTCGGGCCGGTCGCCGACGGTCGATCCGGCGCACCGGCCCTGGCTCGGATCCACCTCGACCCGGCGCCGGGGCCTGGCCCAGCTCACCGATCTGACCGCGAGCCTGGCCGGCGTGCCCACCGGGCCGGCGCTGCCCGGTGGTCTGCTGGAGAGCCACCTCGGATCAGCGCGTCAGGGCGACCTGCTGGCCGCGCAGACCGCCGCCCGCACGGTGCGGGAGATGTTCGTGCCGTTCTTCGTTGTGTTCGCGGGCGCGGAGTTGCTGTTGTTCTCGGCCGCGTGGGTGGGGCGACGGCGGGCCGCGGCTCGCCGACTTGGCCTGTGGTTCGGCTCGGTAGCGCCGGCTTCGTTCGTCGTGAACCTGCTGCCTTGGGCGCGCTGGCGGCATCCTGCGGTGGTGGTCTGGGGCGGCACGGCGGTGGGCGCGACCGCGCTTGCGCTGCTCGCCGCGCTCGGGCCGTGGCGGCGGCGACCGTACGGGCCGGCCGCGTTCATCAGCGCGGTCACCGCGGTCGGACTGGCGGCCGACGTGGCGACCGGCGCGGGCGATCAGACCGACGCGTTGTTCGGACTGTCGCCGTTGATCGCCGGCCGGTTCTACGGCTTCGGCAACATCACGTTCGGGGTGTACGCGAGCTGCGTCCTGGTGGCAGCGGCCGCGATGGGCCGGGCAGTCGCGGCGCGGCACGGCGGTCGGGCGGCCGGCGTGGCGGTCGGGTTCGTGGGGACCGTCGCGGCACTGATCGACGGGTGGCCCGGGCTGGGCACCGACTTCGGCGGCTTCCTGTCGCTGCTGCCGGGCGCCGCGGCGCTGGCCCTCGGCATCGCCGGGATCCGGCTGCGGGCCCGGGTCGTGCTGCTGGTGGCCGGGGTGGTCGGCACGCTGATCACCGGGTTGGCGCTGCTGGACTGGCGGCGCCCCGCGGGGCGGCGGACACATCTGGGCCGGTTCGTGCAGCAGGTCCTGGACGGCGAGGGGCCGCACGAGATCGGCCGGAAGCTCTCGGCCAACCTCGGGCTGCTGCACAACCCGGGCACGGTGGTGCTGCTGCTGGCGCTGCTCGCCGTGGTCGTGCCGGCGACGGTCGCCCCCGCCGCGCTGCGACTGCACGGCCTGGCCCGCGTGCAGGCCGCCGACGCGGCGGTCCGCAGCCTGGGCGTCGCGCTGCTGGTGACCGGGCTGCTCGGCTTCGCGCTGAACGACTCGGGAGTGATCGTGCCCGCGGTCGTGCTGATCACCGGCGGCCCGCTGTTGATCGCCGTCTGGGCCGCGCTTTGGGCCGGCGCCGACTACGCATGAGGCAGGCCGCGGTCGGCGGCCGGGCCGCGGATCCCCGTGCGCAACAGGGATTCGACGTCGACCCGGTGG
Coding sequences within it:
- a CDS encoding diacylglycerol kinase family protein — its product is MTPDLLRLARRLSVPGVLLAVVFTVLGRLLDTWPGAYWPTAHGSWRTLAHWTEDLGAASVAAPPAALLVAGMRVGYHRWREAVFLVTSMVLVTVAITVADAAVSGRTFPATATALGAATYGSVSVVLGRRLSTPLRRTFGQVLPLLGALAVAAGQLVLGAYTAPAVGVSLLGGLGSVVLARRYVLFGGGFEQRARIVDVPLTERHRAAVIINPTKVANLAEEKRAVTRYLQVAGWAEPIWLPTRLDDIGVGLARQAVAEGASVVFACGGDGTICAVLTGLAGTGVPMAILPAGTGNLLARNLSLPQDRDACLRIGLHGTDRKLDVGRVDDTHRFAVMAGMGLDAAMIADAPARLKASVGWPAYMVSGARHIFDRWANITVTVDDEAPVELRARGVVIGNVGRLQGGMLLLPGAVPDDGILDVAVLVPATFRQWTMLAMHVIRRRPDAPGARIEHFRGRRIRIASDRTWPRQIDGDLLEPGREMTVVVEPSALVVRTP
- a CDS encoding helix-turn-helix domain-containing protein: MTDPSRPAPGSGPLLQQWRRRRRLSQLQLASDSGVSTRHLSFVETGRARPSRELILHLAEHLDVPLRERNRMLLAAGFAPAYSEEPLDAPEMAAVLASLELVLRGHEPFPALVMNRHFEVVAANRAVEVLTEGLAPELLTPPMNVMRAALHPDGLARRVVNLAEYRAHALTSLRRALDAGPDPVLEELLRELSSYPVPPGLVEAEPPVAALVLPIRLRAFGPGTCEMTFFSTVATFGSPRDITLSELAIETFFPADVATEAALRARAARRDTA
- a CDS encoding bacterial proteasome activator family protein, which encodes MIAPEEPEDQRVLVVTPAGMAVEGPPEDGSDKNSITRMVEQPAKVMRLGSMIKQLLEEVRSAPLDEASRARLAQIHRSTVSELEQGLAPELVQELERLSLPFGDDRVPSDGELRIAQAQLVGWLEGLFHGIQTALFAQQMAAQAQLEQMRRALPGGPGPGGKPPGMAVHGDGGQGQYL
- a CDS encoding nuclear transport factor 2 family protein, giving the protein MTEHPNAVALRQAFAAMAAGDLPTVLSAFAPDAVMHIRGTGPISGDHKGIEAITDVLTHGFELTGGTQKLDVREVFADAEHGVVVVHETATRAADGVTLDVLETNLFRFGPDRRVVEFWDIPTDPKRHDDFFDGV
- a CDS encoding NAD(P)H-quinone oxidoreductase; protein product: MHAITLPTFGGPEAMVWAEVPDPVPGPGEVLLDIAASAVNRADIMQRQGFYPPPPGAPPYPGLECSGRIRALGSGVTGWAVGDEVAALLGGGGYAEQVAVPAGQLLPRPPSMSLVEAGGLAEVTCTVWSNIFMIANLQPGETLLVHGGASGIGTTAIQLASALGARVAVTAGSAAKLERCRELGADVLINYREDDFVAAVKAATDGHGADVILDNMGAAYLDRNVDALAVNGRVVIIGLQGGVKGELNIGKLLSKRGAVLATSLRARGAAEKASIVAAVREHVLPLIEAGKVRIIVDRTVPIQQVAEAHQAIEDSEHVGKILLEVTR
- a CDS encoding HAD family hydrolase, translated to MTGRVRAVACDLDGTLLRSDLSISPRTRAALAAVEERGILLVFVTGRPPRWIWPVAAQVDHRGLVICANGALLYDLHTEQVVGGDLISPEVLAATVDRLRAADPGLAFAIEYGAQFAHEAAYPVAVEHRRADVRTVSPSELVEHAAAKLLVRHPVRASADLLVQVAELVGDLVEVTHSTPIGPGLLEVSAAGVSKASALARLCAEHGIAAADVVAFGDMPNDLPMLAWAGRPYAMANAHPDVLARISGRAPSNDADGVATVLEELLAVHAEPDPLPGR
- a CDS encoding DUF4446 family protein; protein product: MTDPISLASLAVGAGGCVAAWGANVRFRRLRRDCALLQSGAERSSFIVAAARTAAELERLRGDVGRLHRDFDDFRANIDESIRRVAVHRYDAFGEMGGRLSWSVALLDDNGDGIVLTTLVNRADSRSYAKPVRRGNGQTDMAPEEIQVVAAAMRPSRGISLTDPVAAPSVRASA